The genomic DNA TTTTCGCCTTCATTCCGTCGAAGAGTTGGTTGACGACGGCGATCGCTGCGGTTTTGTCATCGGCGTTTTGAGCGACCGCATGGGCCGCCAAAAAAAGCCCGGTAATGGCGATGGTCTTGAGTTTATTCATAGTGGTTCAAAGTTACGTTTGACACGCTCCCCAAAGGTCGTGTTTCTGCTTATTTGTGTTCAGTGTATGAGCCTGCGATCTTTGGCGCGATCTTGTTCAGCCATTGGTCGAGCTCGGTTTGCGTGTACCACTTGCCTTTGAGCATCACTCCCGCGCGGTTCTTTGTTGCCGATATATCATCGAGGGGGTTTGAATTGAGCAGGATGAGATCAGCGCGTTTACCTTTTTGGATAGTTCCGACTTTGTCGAGGGTGCCAAAAAACTCATGTGCGTTTCGTGTGCCGGCGGTAAGTGCCGCATAGTTCGAAATCCCCGAATCTTTGAGTGCTTTCAGTTCATGGTGGATGCCAAACCCGTAAAGCCATAGGAATTCCGGCGTGTCGGAGCCGGTCATTAGTTTGCCGCCTGCCCCGTGAATCGCTCTGATAAGTTTCTCGCGAAGCTCGACCCAACGGGCACGCTTGTCAAGCGAAACCGAATTGATGAATCGATTCCGTTTGTAAAAATCGAACCATTGCTGCTGAACTTTTGGCGGATAAAATTTAAAGTCCGGCTGAGCACGTATCTCATCTTCGGTCCGCAGACGGCCAAAGGTGTTCTTCATGAAGTGGTGTGTCGGATCTACGTACGGGTTTGATGCGACGGTTTTGCGAGCGATCTCGGTGATCTTGCTTTCGTCCATATGGTCAAAGCTTGCCCAGTTCGCCGGATTGTAGATATAGACATCGGAGACCGAACCTCTGATCGGTGAATCAGCCTTAAGCAGCAGTTCCATATAACCGTCGAGATGTTCGATCTGCTGACGGGCTTTCCATGCACGCTCGACACCAACGAAACGGCTGTCAGCATGGCCAACAACGCGGATATTCTGCTTTTCGGCTTCTTCGACGGCGGCTTCGTAAATGAGCGACGGGACGTAGGTCGTAAGCTTGATGAAATCATAACCGGCGGCCTTTGACTTTCTGACGGCATCGCGAGCCTCGTCGGGATTGGTAACAACAAAATCGTTGCCCTGTTTACGGCCGGTCAGATGCGGACTCGCTACATAGATCGTCGGGGCGGCGATCTCGCCGGCTGCCGAGCGGCTTCGTAAGTTCAGCAACTCCGGCGTGCCGATCATAAACCGCACGGTCGTTACGCCATTGGCGACCATCACACGCAATTCGTCCGGTGCGATCGAATCAGGATATTCGTCGCTGTCTGATAACAAATGAGTATGCATATCGACGAGGCCGGG from Acidobacteriota bacterium includes the following:
- a CDS encoding amidohydrolase family protein, producing the protein MKIVLSFHLILASAVVIVAQTTAFVGVNVIPMDSERVLANQTVIVRNSTIVRIGDSARVKVPRDAVTVDGKGKYLIPGLVDMHTHLLSDSDEYPDSIAPDELRVMVANGVTTVRFMIGTPELLNLRSRSAAGEIAAPTIYVASPHLTGRKQGNDFVVTNPDEARDAVRKSKAAGYDFIKLTTYVPSLIYEAAVEEAEKQNIRVVGHADSRFVGVERAWKARQQIEHLDGYMELLLKADSPIRGSVSDVYIYNPANWASFDHMDESKITEIARKTVASNPYVDPTHHFMKNTFGRLRTEDEIRAQPDFKFYPPKVQQQWFDFYKRNRFINSVSLDKRARWVELREKLIRAIHGAGGKLMTGSDTPEFLWLYGFGIHHELKALKDSGISNYAALTAGTRNAHEFFGTLDKVGTIQKGKRADLILLNSNPLDDISATKNRAGVMLKGKWYTQTELDQWLNKIAPKIAGSYTEHK